One Kineococcus aurantiacus genomic window carries:
- a CDS encoding SDR family oxidoreductase: MSEIAAGDGRLALVTGVTGYIGGRLVPELLSAGFRVRAMARRPESLRDRPWVDDVEVVQADASDADQVGAALEGVDVAYYLIHAMSGGSSFSAKDRRTARTFARAAAARGVRRTVYLGGLHPEGEELSRHLESRREVGEILLDSPVPATVLQAAVILGSGSASFEMMRYLTERLPVMVCPAWVNNRIQPIAVRDVLRYLVGSASMPDDVNRTFDIGGPDVMTYLDMMRGYAEVAGLPKRHVLPVKVMSPKLSSHWVGTITPVPGSIARPLVESLVHEVVCKENDIAKYVPDPPGGLVPFRRAVQLALQRIQEADVTTRWSSASVPGAPSDPLPSDPDWAGGNLYVDERTTVVQAPPHVLWEVLEGIGGEQGWYSWPMAWAVRGVMDRFSGGPGLRRGRRDPRHLMVGDAVDWWRVEEREEDRLLRLRAEMKLPGLAWLDLRVDTDAVGRTLFHQRALFHPKGLAGQAYWAAISPFHGVVFGGMQKNVKDAAEAAARGRGPTASAPGSVDVRAEGTLVR, translated from the coding sequence ATGAGCGAGATCGCGGCGGGGGACGGACGGCTGGCGCTGGTGACGGGGGTCACCGGGTACATCGGCGGCCGGCTGGTGCCGGAGCTGCTGTCGGCCGGTTTCCGGGTGCGGGCGATGGCCCGGCGGCCGGAGTCCCTGCGCGACCGCCCGTGGGTCGACGACGTCGAGGTCGTGCAGGCCGACGCCTCCGACGCCGACCAGGTCGGCGCGGCCCTGGAGGGCGTCGACGTGGCCTACTACCTCATCCACGCCATGAGCGGGGGGTCGTCGTTCTCGGCCAAGGACCGCCGCACGGCGCGCACCTTCGCGCGCGCCGCGGCCGCGCGCGGGGTGCGCCGCACCGTGTACCTGGGGGGTCTGCACCCCGAGGGCGAGGAGCTGTCGCGGCACCTGGAGTCGCGCCGGGAGGTCGGGGAGATCCTGCTGGACTCCCCCGTGCCGGCGACGGTGCTGCAGGCCGCGGTCATCCTGGGGTCGGGGTCGGCCAGCTTCGAGATGATGCGCTACCTCACCGAGCGGTTGCCGGTCATGGTCTGCCCGGCCTGGGTGAACAACCGCATCCAGCCCATCGCCGTGCGCGACGTGCTGCGCTACCTCGTCGGGTCGGCCTCGATGCCGGACGACGTGAACCGCACGTTCGACATCGGCGGCCCGGACGTCATGACCTACCTGGACATGATGCGCGGGTACGCCGAGGTCGCCGGGCTGCCCAAGCGCCACGTGCTGCCGGTGAAGGTCATGTCCCCCAAGCTGTCCAGCCACTGGGTCGGGACGATCACGCCGGTGCCGGGGTCGATCGCGCGGCCACTGGTGGAGAGCCTGGTGCACGAGGTCGTGTGCAAGGAGAACGACATCGCGAAGTACGTGCCGGACCCGCCGGGGGGCCTGGTCCCGTTCCGGCGGGCCGTGCAGCTGGCGCTGCAGCGCATCCAGGAGGCCGACGTCACGACCCGCTGGAGCTCGGCCTCGGTGCCCGGCGCCCCCAGCGACCCGCTGCCCAGCGACCCGGACTGGGCCGGCGGCAACCTCTACGTCGACGAGCGGACGACGGTCGTGCAGGCCCCGCCGCACGTGCTGTGGGAGGTCCTGGAGGGGATCGGCGGCGAGCAGGGCTGGTACTCGTGGCCGATGGCGTGGGCGGTGCGCGGGGTGATGGACCGCTTCTCCGGCGGCCCGGGCCTGCGGCGCGGGCGGCGCGACCCGCGGCACCTCATGGTGGGTGACGCGGTGGACTGGTGGCGGGTGGAGGAGCGGGAGGAGGACCGGCTGCTGCGGCTGCGCGCGGAGATGAAGCTGCCGGGCCTGGCCTGGCTGGACCTGCGGGTCGACACCGACGCCGTGGGGCGCACGCTGTTCCACCAGCGGGCCCTGTTCCACCCCAAGGGGCTGGCCGGGCAGGCGTACTGGGCGGCCATCAGCCCGTTCCACGGCGTCGTCTTCGGCGGGATGCAGAAGAACGTCAAGGACGCCGCCGAGGCTGCCGCGCGCGGTCGCGGGCCGACGGCCTCGGCCCCGGGGTCGGTGGACGTGCGCGCGGAGGGGACACTGGTGCGGTGA
- a CDS encoding globin, whose translation MGRTPAGPDGGTRSFYDEVGGHETFVALVDRFYEGVAADDVLRPMYPEADLGPARRRMLMFLEQYWGGPTTYSDERGHPRLRMRHASFKVNPDARDRWLGHMRGAVESLGLPPAQEGVLWDYLDRAAHSMLNTFED comes from the coding sequence ATCGGCCGCACACCGGCGGGCCCGGACGGCGGGACGCGCAGCTTCTACGACGAGGTCGGCGGGCACGAGACGTTCGTGGCCCTCGTGGACCGGTTCTACGAGGGCGTCGCCGCCGACGACGTCCTGCGGCCCATGTACCCCGAGGCCGACCTGGGGCCCGCGCGGCGGCGCATGCTGATGTTCCTGGAGCAGTACTGGGGCGGCCCCACGACGTACTCGGACGAGCGCGGGCACCCGCGGCTGCGGATGCGGCACGCGTCGTTCAAGGTCAACCCCGACGCGCGGGACCGCTGGCTGGGGCACATGCGGGGGGCGGTGGAGTCGCTGGGGCTGCCCCCGGCGCAGGAGGGGGTCCTGTGGGACTACCTCGACCGCGCCGCGCACAGCATGCTCAACACCTTCGAGGACTGA
- a CDS encoding prolyl oligopeptidase family serine peptidase, with product MSTPHPAPGPELAPRVDVVDELHGTAVPDPYRWLEDAADERTVAWSRAQDEAWEAWAAALPGRERLERRVRELMATGSVGTPVHRGERVFRTRREPTAEHAVLLVTDPGAAPRVLVDPVALDPSGTTTLDAWRPDVEGDLLAYQLSEGGSEESVLRVLDVATGEVVDGPIDRARYSPVAWLPADGDRRAFYYVRRLPPEQLPADERQYHRRVYLHVVGTDPATDVEVFGAGRSMTNYYGVWTSRDGRWLVVSASDGTAPRNDVWIADLAASDPARPEFGTVVEGEDANTGAWVGRDGRLYVFTDLDAPRGRLAVADPREPGVEGWRDLVPQGPALLDDVAVLDGPELAEPLLVVGWTEHAVSSVTVHDLVTGARLEGAAGRVELPGTGSIGGLVGRPEGGHDLWFTYTDTTTPSHVWHLDGRTRELTVEAAPPGAVEVPAVVSRLLEYPSADGTVVRLQVTARADLLDADGAPRGPVPAILYGYGGFGISLSPHYAPDALAWVEAGGVYAVANLRGGGEEGEDWHRAGMRGDKQNVFDDFHAAARFLVARGFTTHGQLCVHGGSNGGLLVGAAVTQEPSLFAGAVCSAPLLDMVRYELHGLGATWSEEYGSAAVAEEFGWLHAYSPYHRVVEGTAYPSVLFTVFDADSRVDPLHARKLCAALQHATSSDPAVRPVLLRREKDVGHGARSVSRSAGLVRDTLAFAARATGLTLRD from the coding sequence ATGAGCACCCCGCACCCGGCGCCCGGGCCGGAGCTGGCCCCGCGCGTGGACGTCGTCGACGAGCTGCACGGGACCGCGGTCCCCGACCCCTACCGCTGGCTGGAGGACGCCGCCGACGAGCGGACGGTGGCGTGGTCGCGGGCCCAGGACGAGGCGTGGGAGGCGTGGGCGGCGGCGCTGCCCGGGCGCGAGCGGCTGGAGCGGCGCGTGCGCGAGCTCATGGCGACGGGGTCGGTCGGGACCCCCGTGCACCGCGGGGAGCGGGTGTTCCGCACCCGCCGCGAGCCCACCGCCGAGCACGCGGTGCTGCTGGTCACCGACCCGGGCGCCGCACCGCGGGTGCTGGTGGACCCGGTGGCGCTGGACCCCTCGGGCACCACGACGCTCGACGCGTGGCGGCCCGACGTGGAGGGGGACCTGCTGGCCTACCAGCTGTCCGAGGGCGGCAGCGAGGAGAGCGTGCTGCGGGTCCTGGACGTGGCGACGGGCGAGGTCGTCGACGGCCCGATCGACCGGGCCCGCTACTCCCCGGTGGCGTGGCTGCCGGCCGACGGGGACCGCCGCGCCTTCTACTACGTGCGGCGGCTGCCGCCGGAGCAGCTGCCCGCCGACGAGCGGCAGTACCACCGCCGCGTGTACCTGCACGTCGTGGGCACCGACCCCGCGACCGACGTGGAGGTCTTCGGCGCGGGCCGGTCGATGACGAACTACTACGGCGTCTGGACCTCCCGCGACGGGCGCTGGCTCGTCGTGAGCGCCTCGGACGGGACCGCGCCGCGCAACGACGTGTGGATCGCGGACCTGGCGGCCTCGGACCCGGCGCGGCCGGAGTTCGGCACGGTCGTGGAGGGCGAGGACGCGAACACGGGCGCCTGGGTGGGCCGCGACGGGCGGCTGTACGTCTTCACCGACCTCGACGCCCCGCGCGGCCGGCTGGCGGTGGCCGACCCGCGCGAGCCGGGCGTCGAGGGCTGGCGGGACCTGGTCCCGCAGGGCCCGGCGCTGCTGGACGACGTCGCGGTCCTGGACGGCCCGGAGCTGGCCGAGCCGCTGCTGGTGGTGGGCTGGACCGAGCACGCGGTGAGCTCGGTGACGGTGCACGACCTCGTGACCGGGGCCCGGCTGGAGGGGGCCGCGGGGCGCGTGGAGCTGCCGGGGACGGGCTCGATCGGGGGCCTGGTCGGCCGGCCCGAGGGCGGGCACGACCTGTGGTTCACGTACACGGACACCACGACGCCGTCGCACGTGTGGCACCTGGACGGCCGCACGCGCGAGCTGACCGTGGAGGCGGCGCCGCCGGGGGCCGTGGAGGTGCCCGCCGTCGTCAGCCGCCTGCTGGAGTACCCCAGCGCGGACGGGACGGTCGTGCGGCTGCAGGTCACGGCGCGGGCGGACCTGCTGGACGCCGACGGCGCCCCCCGCGGGCCGGTGCCGGCGATCCTCTACGGCTACGGCGGTTTCGGCATCAGCCTGTCCCCGCACTACGCCCCCGACGCCCTGGCGTGGGTGGAGGCCGGCGGCGTGTACGCCGTGGCGAACCTGCGCGGCGGCGGGGAGGAGGGCGAGGACTGGCACCGCGCCGGGATGCGCGGGGACAAGCAGAACGTGTTCGACGACTTCCACGCCGCGGCGCGGTTCCTCGTCGCCCGGGGTTTCACGACGCACGGGCAGCTGTGCGTGCACGGCGGGTCGAACGGGGGCCTGCTGGTCGGGGCCGCGGTGACGCAGGAACCGTCGCTGTTCGCCGGCGCGGTGTGCTCGGCCCCGCTGCTGGACATGGTCCGCTACGAGCTGCACGGCCTGGGGGCGACGTGGAGCGAGGAGTACGGCAGCGCCGCGGTCGCCGAGGAGTTCGGCTGGCTGCACGCCTACTCCCCCTACCACCGGGTGGTCGAGGGGACGGCGTACCCGTCGGTGCTGTTCACCGTGTTCGACGCCGACAGCCGCGTCGACCCGCTGCACGCGCGCAAGCTGTGCGCCGCGCTGCAGCACGCCACGTCGTCGGACCCGGCGGTGCGCCCGGTGCTGCTGCGCCGCGAGAAGGACGTGGGCCACGGGGCGCGGTCGGTCTCGCGCAGCGCCGGCCTCGTCCGGGACACCCTGGCCTTCGCGGCCCGGGCCACCGGCCTGACCCTGCGGGACTAG
- the malQ gene encoding 4-alpha-glucanotransferase, which produces MATDVPSSETPAAPRADLTDLAAACGVSTTFHDWQGRETTVPATTITAVLGALGLDVSTAQSTREALHEVKLRPWRRVLPPVVVAREGRVHPVPVHVPHGDPVDVVVELEGGGWAPLRQLDRWVDPVHVDGVLTGRATFELPDDLPLGWHVLRARTPAGQVECPCVVTPDVLELPPTLQTGRSWGYQTQLYSVRSSRSWGVGDLADLAELSAVAADQGAGWVLVNPLAAAQPVPPMEASPYLPTTRRFVNPLYLRVEDVREVAYLTPGDRALVERLAERVRPADRDAGQIDRDAAWAAKRQALEVVFAHGRTPAREAAFRRYVAAEDPGLTGFATWCALAERFGLPAADWPAEAASPEAAASSGLAGELADRVEFHRWLQWQCDEQLRTAQDAATAPGTGPGIVHDLAVGVHPDGADVWSLGDALAHGVTVGAPPDAFNQQGQDWSQPPWRPDRLAELAYAPFRDMVRTILRHAGGLRLDHVIGLFRLWWIPQGASPAAGTYVRFDHEALLGILALEAQRAGAVLVGEDLGTVEPWVREYLADRGILGSAVLWFEYDGERPKAPEAYRELALASVTVHDLPPTAGYLAQEHVALRDRLGLLTRPVEEERAKDAAEQERILGLVRERGLLREGADEQATVEALHRYLALSPSLMVGVSLVDAVGDRRTQNQPGTSLEYPNWRMPLTGPDGEVVLLDDLAGNARARSLARAVDEALRG; this is translated from the coding sequence GTGGCCACCGACGTGCCGAGCTCCGAAACCCCCGCCGCCCCGCGCGCCGACCTCACCGACCTCGCGGCGGCCTGCGGGGTCTCCACGACGTTCCACGACTGGCAGGGCCGGGAGACGACCGTGCCCGCCACGACGATCACCGCGGTGCTCGGCGCGCTGGGGCTGGACGTCTCGACGGCGCAGTCGACCCGCGAGGCCCTGCACGAGGTGAAGCTGCGCCCGTGGCGGCGCGTGCTGCCGCCCGTGGTCGTCGCCCGCGAGGGCCGGGTCCACCCCGTGCCCGTGCACGTGCCCCACGGCGACCCCGTCGACGTCGTCGTCGAGCTCGAGGGCGGCGGCTGGGCACCCCTGCGCCAGCTGGACCGCTGGGTCGACCCCGTCCACGTCGACGGCGTCCTCACCGGCCGCGCCACCTTCGAGCTGCCCGACGACCTGCCGCTGGGCTGGCACGTCCTGCGCGCGCGGACCCCCGCGGGGCAGGTCGAGTGCCCGTGCGTCGTGACCCCCGACGTGCTGGAGCTGCCGCCCACCCTGCAGACCGGCCGCAGCTGGGGCTACCAGACGCAGCTGTACTCCGTCCGCTCCTCCCGCTCCTGGGGCGTGGGCGACCTCGCCGACCTGGCCGAGCTGAGCGCCGTCGCGGCCGACCAGGGGGCGGGGTGGGTCCTCGTCAACCCGCTGGCCGCCGCGCAGCCGGTCCCGCCCATGGAGGCCTCGCCCTACCTGCCCACCACGCGCCGGTTCGTCAACCCGCTGTACCTGCGGGTCGAGGACGTCCGCGAGGTCGCCTACCTCACCCCCGGCGACCGCGCCCTCGTCGAGCGCCTCGCCGAGCGCGTGCGCCCGGCCGACCGCGACGCCGGCCAGATCGACCGCGACGCCGCCTGGGCCGCCAAGCGGCAGGCCCTGGAGGTCGTCTTCGCCCACGGCCGCACCCCCGCCCGCGAGGCCGCGTTCCGCCGCTACGTCGCCGCCGAGGACCCGGGGCTGACCGGGTTCGCCACCTGGTGCGCGCTCGCCGAGCGCTTCGGCCTGCCCGCCGCCGACTGGCCCGCCGAGGCCGCCTCGCCCGAGGCCGCCGCCTCCTCCGGCCTGGCCGGCGAGCTGGCCGACCGCGTCGAGTTCCACCGCTGGCTGCAGTGGCAGTGCGACGAGCAGCTGCGCACCGCCCAGGACGCGGCCACGGCCCCCGGCACCGGGCCGGGCATCGTCCACGACCTCGCCGTGGGGGTCCACCCCGACGGCGCCGACGTGTGGTCCCTGGGCGACGCCCTGGCCCACGGCGTGACCGTCGGCGCGCCGCCGGACGCCTTCAACCAGCAGGGGCAGGACTGGAGCCAGCCCCCGTGGCGGCCCGACCGCCTCGCCGAGCTGGCCTACGCCCCGTTCCGCGACATGGTCCGCACGATCCTGCGGCACGCCGGCGGGCTGCGCCTGGACCACGTCATCGGGCTGTTCCGGCTCTGGTGGATCCCGCAGGGCGCCTCGCCCGCGGCGGGCACCTACGTGCGCTTCGACCACGAGGCCCTGCTCGGGATCCTGGCCCTGGAGGCCCAGCGCGCCGGGGCGGTCCTGGTCGGGGAGGACCTCGGCACCGTCGAGCCGTGGGTGCGCGAGTACCTGGCCGACCGCGGGATCCTCGGCAGCGCCGTCCTGTGGTTCGAGTACGACGGCGAGCGCCCCAAGGCCCCCGAGGCGTACCGGGAACTGGCCCTGGCCAGCGTCACCGTGCACGACCTGCCCCCCACGGCCGGCTACCTCGCCCAGGAGCACGTCGCCCTGCGCGACCGCCTGGGGCTGCTGACCCGGCCCGTGGAGGAGGAGCGCGCCAAGGACGCCGCCGAGCAGGAACGCATCCTGGGGCTGGTCCGCGAGCGCGGGCTGCTGCGCGAGGGGGCCGACGAGCAGGCCACCGTGGAGGCGCTGCACCGCTACCTGGCCCTGTCGCCCTCGCTCATGGTCGGCGTCTCGCTCGTCGACGCCGTCGGGGACCGCCGCACCCAGAACCAGCCCGGGACGTCCCTGGAGTACCCGAACTGGCGGATGCCGCTGACGGGCCCCGACGGCGAGGTCGTCCTCCTCGACGACCTCGCCGGCAACGCCCGCGCACGCTCGCTGGCCCGGGCGGTGGACGAGGCCCTGCGGGGCTGA
- a CDS encoding phosphoketolase gives MELLETVPDSLSTEELATVDAWWRAANYLTIGQIYLQDDALLQRPLRPSDVKPRLLGHWGTSTGLSFVYAHVSRLIRHTGQQTLYLAGPGHGGPALVAASWLEGTYAECFPAVTRDADGMRRLFRQFSSPGGIPSHASVTTPGSIHEGGELGYVLVHAFGAVMDNPDLLAVAVVGDGEAETAPLEGAWKGISFLNPARDGAVLPVLDLNGYKISGPTVLARKDPVLVRSLLEGHGYHVLEVTGEDLPGMHHRFAAALAEAHRRIRAVQRAARSGQAPEGVPAWPVIVLRSPKGWTGPSVVDGVQVEDTWRAHQVPLSGVEENPEHLRLLEEWMRSYRPEELFDDRGRPTALVRANDPEGALRMSATPHANGGLLTRDLVLPSPGDYAVDVPRPGATRAESTQRLGEYLRDVYRANPETFRLFCPDETSSNRLGAVFEASDRAWMEATVPGDVGLSASGRVLEVLSEHNCHGWLEGYTLTGRHGLFATYEAFAMVSASQTVQHGKWLEEAEHLPWRAPVPSLNVLLTSTAWRNDHNGFSHQGPGLIQTALTQRSGISRIYLPPDANCLLEVADHCLRTRSRINLVVIDKQPQLQYLSAAEAADHVARGAGTWEWAGTDDGSADPDVVLACAGDVVTMETVAAARILAQRLPQLRVRVVNVVDLMRLHRPADHPHGVDEFTFRELFTDHVDVVFAFHGFPGAVHQLVHGRPRADRFHVRGFIEEGTTTTPFDMTVRNKVSRYDLVVDALNNAGRLPVGAGDLRRWCRAQLERHRAHVVEHLEDMPEVRDWVLD, from the coding sequence GTGGAACTCCTCGAGACCGTCCCCGACAGCCTCTCCACCGAAGAGCTCGCCACGGTCGACGCCTGGTGGCGGGCCGCGAACTACCTGACCATCGGGCAGATCTACCTCCAGGACGACGCCCTGCTCCAGCGGCCCCTGCGGCCCTCCGACGTCAAACCCCGCCTCCTGGGCCACTGGGGAACCAGCACGGGCCTGTCGTTCGTCTACGCCCACGTCTCCCGGCTGATCCGGCACACCGGGCAGCAGACCCTCTACCTCGCCGGCCCCGGGCACGGCGGGCCCGCGCTCGTGGCCGCCAGCTGGCTGGAGGGCACCTACGCCGAGTGCTTCCCGGCCGTCACCCGGGACGCCGACGGGATGCGCCGGCTGTTCCGGCAGTTCTCCTCCCCGGGCGGCATCCCCTCCCACGCCTCGGTCACCACCCCCGGCTCGATCCACGAGGGCGGCGAGCTGGGGTACGTCCTCGTCCACGCCTTCGGCGCCGTCATGGACAACCCCGACCTGCTGGCCGTGGCCGTCGTCGGCGACGGCGAGGCCGAGACCGCGCCGCTGGAGGGGGCGTGGAAGGGCATCTCGTTCCTCAACCCCGCGCGCGACGGCGCGGTGCTGCCCGTCCTGGACCTCAACGGCTACAAGATCTCCGGACCCACCGTCCTGGCCCGCAAGGACCCCGTGCTCGTGCGGTCCCTGCTGGAGGGGCACGGCTACCACGTGCTGGAGGTCACCGGCGAGGACCTGCCCGGCATGCACCACCGGTTCGCCGCCGCCCTGGCCGAGGCCCACCGGCGCATCCGCGCCGTCCAGCGGGCCGCCCGCAGCGGCCAGGCCCCCGAGGGGGTCCCCGCCTGGCCGGTGATCGTGCTGCGCTCGCCCAAGGGCTGGACCGGGCCCTCCGTCGTCGACGGGGTGCAGGTCGAGGACACCTGGCGGGCCCACCAGGTCCCGCTGTCGGGGGTGGAGGAGAACCCCGAGCACCTGCGGCTGCTGGAGGAGTGGATGCGCTCCTACCGGCCCGAGGAGTTGTTCGACGACCGGGGCCGGCCCACCGCGCTCGTGCGGGCCAACGACCCCGAGGGGGCGCTGCGGATGTCGGCGACCCCGCACGCCAACGGCGGTCTGCTCACGCGCGACCTCGTGCTGCCCTCCCCGGGCGACTACGCCGTCGACGTCCCGCGCCCGGGCGCCACCCGCGCGGAGTCGACGCAGCGGCTGGGGGAGTACCTGCGCGACGTCTACCGCGCCAATCCCGAGACGTTCCGGCTGTTCTGCCCCGACGAGACCAGCAGCAACCGGCTCGGCGCGGTGTTCGAGGCCAGCGACCGCGCGTGGATGGAGGCGACCGTCCCCGGCGACGTGGGGCTGTCGGCCTCCGGGCGGGTGCTGGAAGTGCTGTCCGAGCACAACTGCCACGGCTGGCTCGAGGGGTACACCCTCACCGGCCGGCACGGGCTGTTCGCCACCTACGAGGCGTTCGCCATGGTCAGCGCCTCCCAGACCGTCCAGCACGGCAAGTGGCTGGAGGAGGCCGAGCACCTGCCGTGGCGGGCGCCCGTCCCGAGCCTGAACGTGCTGCTGACCTCCACGGCCTGGCGCAACGACCACAACGGCTTCAGCCACCAGGGTCCCGGGCTCATCCAGACCGCCCTCACCCAGCGGTCGGGGATCTCGCGCATCTACCTGCCCCCGGACGCGAACTGCCTGCTGGAGGTCGCCGACCACTGCCTGCGGACCCGCTCGCGCATCAACCTCGTCGTCATCGACAAGCAGCCGCAGCTGCAGTACCTGTCCGCCGCGGAGGCCGCCGACCACGTGGCGCGCGGGGCGGGGACCTGGGAGTGGGCCGGGACCGACGACGGGTCCGCCGACCCCGACGTGGTGCTCGCCTGCGCGGGGGACGTGGTGACCATGGAGACCGTCGCCGCGGCGCGGATCCTGGCCCAGCGGCTGCCGCAGCTGCGGGTGCGGGTCGTCAACGTCGTCGACCTCATGCGGCTGCACCGCCCCGCCGACCACCCGCACGGCGTGGACGAGTTCACCTTCCGGGAACTGTTCACCGACCACGTCGACGTCGTGTTCGCCTTCCACGGGTTCCCCGGGGCCGTGCACCAGCTCGTCCACGGCCGGCCCCGCGCCGACCGGTTCCACGTGCGGGGGTTCATCGAGGAGGGGACGACGACCACGCCGTTCGACATGACGGTGCGCAACAAGGTCTCCCGCTACGACCTCGTGGTCGACGCGCTGAACAACGCCGGCCGGCTGCCCGTGGGGGCCGGGGACCTGCGCCGCTGGTGCCGGGCCCAGCTCGAACGGCACCGCGCCCACGTCGTGGAGCACCTGGAGGACATGCCCGAGGTGCGGGACTGGGTCCTGGACTGA
- a CDS encoding mechanosensitive ion channel family protein, whose protein sequence is MLDLVLDSITGTLPAVDTAGATAGAQDVAAFLLDKPLKIVVVLLVCWIARYLLLRLIGRVAAGIATGAGKLGGGRRNGLLDSSPLLSERRQQRAETLASVLKSTVTFVLGIMAILVVLDTVGIAIAPFLASAGIAGVALGFGAQALVKDFLSGIFMLAEDQYGVGDSVDLGDATGTVEAVGLRVTRLRDVKGTVWYVRNGEVLRVGNMSQGWARAVVDVSVAYGQDLTHAQEVLQRIADGLAAEEEWKPLVLDAPEVWGVEQMTTDGIVLRLVVKTAPMQQWAVQRELNRRVKGVFDAEGIEFPPAQRTVFLPQGAPGQGARREHRPVDPAAAVVPHPPAPSEADVAAQDAAAADPRTTDRGL, encoded by the coding sequence TTGCTCGACCTCGTGCTGGACTCGATCACCGGAACCCTGCCCGCGGTGGACACCGCCGGCGCCACGGCCGGCGCGCAGGACGTCGCCGCGTTCCTGCTGGACAAACCCCTGAAGATCGTCGTCGTCCTGCTCGTCTGCTGGATCGCGCGGTACCTGCTGCTGCGGCTCATCGGCCGCGTCGCGGCGGGCATCGCGACGGGGGCCGGCAAGCTCGGCGGCGGGCGGCGCAACGGGTTGCTGGACTCCTCCCCGCTGCTCAGCGAACGCCGCCAGCAGCGCGCCGAGACGCTGGCCTCGGTGCTCAAGAGCACCGTCACCTTCGTGCTGGGGATCATGGCGATCCTCGTGGTGCTCGACACCGTCGGCATCGCCATCGCCCCGTTCCTGGCCTCGGCGGGGATCGCGGGGGTCGCGCTGGGTTTCGGCGCGCAGGCGCTGGTCAAGGACTTCCTGTCCGGCATCTTCATGCTGGCCGAGGACCAGTACGGCGTCGGCGACTCCGTGGACCTGGGCGACGCGACGGGGACCGTGGAGGCCGTGGGTCTGCGGGTGACCCGCCTGCGGGACGTCAAGGGCACCGTCTGGTACGTCCGCAACGGGGAGGTCCTGCGGGTGGGCAACATGAGCCAGGGCTGGGCCCGCGCCGTGGTCGACGTGTCGGTCGCCTACGGCCAGGACCTGACCCACGCGCAGGAGGTGCTGCAGCGCATCGCCGACGGCCTGGCCGCCGAGGAGGAGTGGAAACCCCTCGTGCTGGACGCCCCCGAGGTGTGGGGCGTGGAGCAGATGACGACCGACGGGATCGTGCTGCGGCTCGTCGTCAAGACGGCCCCCATGCAGCAGTGGGCCGTGCAGCGGGAGCTGAACCGCCGGGTGAAGGGCGTGTTCGACGCCGAGGGCATCGAGTTCCCGCCGGCCCAGCGCACGGTGTTCCTGCCCCAGGGCGCCCCGGGCCAGGGGGCGCGCCGGGAGCACCGGCCGGTCGACCCGGCCGCGGCCGTGGTCCCGCACCCGCCCGCCCCGAGCGAGGCGGACGTCGCCGCGCAGGACGCCGCGGCCGCCGACCCCCGGACCACCGACCGCGGTCTGTGA
- a CDS encoding winged helix-turn-helix transcriptional regulator, with translation MSEQVQHDARACDGALARAFGFLGKRWNGILLATLGSGPAGFSELRRAVAGISDSVLSDRLAELCGAGLVHRTVHEGPPVAVVYELSDSGRALTPALRELTTWARENLPADRCARESA, from the coding sequence GTGAGCGAGCAGGTGCAGCACGACGCGCGGGCGTGCGACGGAGCCCTCGCCCGCGCCTTCGGGTTCCTCGGCAAGCGCTGGAACGGCATCCTGCTCGCGACCCTGGGCTCGGGCCCCGCCGGCTTCTCCGAGCTGCGCCGCGCCGTCGCGGGCATCAGCGACTCGGTCCTGTCCGACCGGCTGGCCGAGCTGTGCGGGGCCGGCCTGGTGCACCGCACCGTCCACGAGGGCCCGCCCGTCGCGGTCGTCTACGAGCTCAGCGACTCCGGCCGCGCGCTCACCCCGGCCCTGCGCGAGCTGACGACCTGGGCCCGCGAGAACCTGCCCGCCGACCGCTGCGCGCGCGAGAGCGCTTGA
- a CDS encoding response regulator transcription factor, with product MIRVFLLDDHAVVRAGLRAVLESDPGIEVVGEAGTVAEALAGITLTRPDVAVLDGRLPDGSGTEVCRQAQLVSPGTRSILLTSYDDDQAFWAAVVAGAAGYLLKEIGTTDLVGSVRTVHAGGSLLDPAAVEAVRRRLQDPLAADPRLADLTPQERRVLSLVSRGCTNRQIGREMHLAEKTVKNHVSSLLAKLGLSSRTQAAVFVAQA from the coding sequence ATGATCCGGGTCTTCCTGCTGGACGACCACGCCGTGGTCCGCGCCGGTCTGCGCGCGGTGCTGGAGTCCGACCCCGGCATCGAGGTCGTGGGCGAGGCGGGCACGGTCGCCGAGGCGCTCGCGGGCATCACGCTGACCCGCCCGGACGTGGCCGTCCTCGACGGCCGGCTGCCCGACGGGTCCGGCACCGAGGTGTGCCGGCAGGCGCAGCTGGTCTCCCCGGGCACCCGCAGCATCCTGCTGACCTCCTACGACGACGACCAGGCGTTCTGGGCGGCCGTCGTCGCCGGGGCCGCGGGGTACCTGCTCAAGGAGATCGGCACCACCGACCTCGTGGGGTCGGTGCGCACCGTGCACGCCGGGGGTTCCCTGCTGGACCCCGCCGCGGTCGAGGCCGTCCGCCGCCGCCTGCAGGACCCGCTGGCGGCGGACCCGCGGCTGGCCGACCTCACCCCGCAGGAGCGGCGCGTGCTGAGCCTGGTCAGCCGGGGCTGCACCAACCGGCAGATCGGCCGGGAGATGCACCTGGCGGAGAAGACCGTCAAGAACCACGTGTCGAGCCTGCTGGCGAAGCTGGGGCTGAGCAGCCGCACCCAGGCGGCCGTCTTCGTCGCGCAGGCCTGA